One window of the Cryptomeria japonica chromosome 7, Sugi_1.0, whole genome shotgun sequence genome contains the following:
- the LOC131071160 gene encoding peroxidase 49-like, which yields MVSYSTVMISTTVGRIFCVFMLIMAANVVGHPNGLSPGVYQHSCPNALSIVKSVVEKAVEKEARMAASLLRLHFHDCFVQGCDGSVLLDDTPTFRGEKTAVPNNNSIRGFDVVDQIKSELEKECPGVVSCADILAIAARDSVVLSGGPEWSVMLGRRDSRSASLSGANQNIPAPNSTLQTLITKFKLQGLNQVDLVALSGGHTIGHSRCTSFRQRLYGKPNLIMEQSYSTGLKSQCPRSGGDNILSNLDVGSPTKFDSHYFQNLQNFKGLLISDEELYANQKDSPNYLTRAVVSAYAKNEKMFFEQFAESMVKMGNIKPLVGNRGEIRKNCGRINLK from the exons ATGGTGAGTTACAGTACTGTTATGATCAGCACCACAGTTGGAaggattttttgtgtttttatgctTATAATGGCAGCCAATGTTGTGGGTCATCCCAATGGTTTAAGCCCAGGTGTCTATCAACATTCTTGTCCAAATGCCTTGTCCATTGTCAAGTCTGTGGTAGAGAAGGCTGTTGAAAAGGAAGCTCGAATGGCTGCTTCCTTACTTCGTCTTCATTTTCATGACTGCTTTGTTCAG GGTTGTGATGGCTCAGTGTTGTTAGATGACACTCCAACATTCAGGGGAGAAAAGACAGCAGTACCCAATAACAATTCTATTAGAGGGTTTGATGTGGTGGATCAAATCAAATCAGAGTTGGAAAAAGAATGCCCAGGAGTTGTGTCTTGTGCTGATATCCTTGCCATTGCAGCAAGGGATTCTGTTGTTCTG AGTGGAGGGCCAGAGTGGAGTGTAATGTTAGGAAGAAGGGATTCAAGAAGTGCAAGTTTGAGTGGGGCCAATCAGAACATTCCTGCTCCAAACTCAACTCTGCAAACTCTTATTACCAAATTCAAACTCCAAGGTCTCAACCAGGTGGATTTGGTTGCACTTTCAG GTGGGCACACCATTGGTCACTCTAGATGCACAAGCTTCAGGCAAAGGCTTTATGGGAAACCAAATCTGATTATGGAGCAGAGTTATTCAACAGGATTGAAATCACAATGCCCAAGATCTGGAGGAGATAACATCTTGTCAAACTTAGATGTTGGTAGCCCCACTAAATTTGACAGTCACTACTTCCAAAATTTGCAGAACTTCAAGGGGCTATTGATTTCTGATGAGGAGCTCTATGCAAACCAAAAGGACAGTCCAAATTATTTGACTAGAGCAGTTGTAAGTGCATATGCTAAGAATGAGAAGATGTTCTTTGAACAGTTTGCAGAATCAATGGTGAAGATGGGTAATATCAAACCCTTGGTTGGGAATAGGGGAGAGATTAGAAAGAACTGTGGTCGCATTAACTTAAAATAA